A genomic window from Microvirga sp. TS319 includes:
- a CDS encoding coniferyl aldehyde dehydrogenase — protein sequence MAPSERRLREVFDGQRRALAEHGALSVARRDEALEALAAALVRHADDFARAVAQDFGHRSAHETKLADLYPVVAGLRHARKHFRRWMKPRRQPIRMMFQMASGRIHYQPLGVVGIISPWNYPVQLALSPLAGALAAGNRIMVKPSELTPRTSALLAQVIGEVFDESEAAVVQGGADVAGSFARLPFDHLFFTGSTAVGRDVMKAAAENLVPVTLELGGKSPAIIAPDYPIPAAAERIAVGKLFNAGQTCIAPDYVLVAREQEAAFLRAFRDAVGRLYPTLAANPDYTAIISERHGERLRGLVADAEAKGAVLHAINPAGERFDPAAGKLEPVVLTGVSANAAVLQEEIFGPVLPVVSYGTIGEAIGFVNDRPHPLALYLFSRDKGLVKRVLDRTSSGGVAVNETLLHCVQEELPFGGVGASGMGSYHGEAGFRTFSHARSVFRQGRVNGAGMTRPPYGRRVERMLSFLLR from the coding sequence GTGGCGCCTTCCGAACGGCGGCTCCGGGAGGTGTTCGACGGGCAGAGGCGCGCCCTGGCCGAGCACGGGGCTCTCTCGGTCGCCCGGCGTGACGAGGCTCTGGAGGCGCTCGCGGCCGCGCTGGTCCGCCATGCGGACGATTTCGCGCGCGCGGTCGCTCAGGATTTCGGACATCGTTCCGCGCACGAGACGAAGCTCGCCGATCTTTATCCCGTCGTGGCCGGGCTGCGTCATGCCCGAAAGCATTTCCGCCGCTGGATGAAGCCTCGGAGACAGCCGATTCGGATGATGTTTCAGATGGCCTCGGGCCGCATCCACTATCAGCCCCTCGGCGTCGTCGGGATCATCAGTCCCTGGAATTATCCGGTGCAGCTCGCCCTGTCGCCGCTCGCCGGCGCATTGGCGGCCGGCAACCGGATCATGGTCAAGCCCTCGGAACTGACGCCCCGCACCTCGGCGCTCCTGGCGCAGGTGATCGGAGAGGTGTTCGACGAGAGCGAGGCGGCGGTCGTGCAGGGCGGCGCGGACGTGGCCGGGTCCTTCGCGCGCCTGCCTTTCGATCACCTGTTCTTCACCGGCTCGACGGCCGTGGGGCGCGACGTGATGAAGGCGGCCGCCGAGAACCTCGTCCCGGTGACGCTGGAGCTCGGAGGTAAGTCGCCGGCGATCATCGCGCCCGATTACCCGATTCCGGCGGCCGCCGAGCGGATCGCCGTGGGCAAGCTGTTCAACGCGGGCCAGACCTGCATCGCGCCCGATTACGTGCTGGTTGCACGAGAGCAGGAGGCAGCCTTCCTCCGTGCCTTCCGGGACGCGGTGGGCCGGTTGTATCCGACGCTCGCGGCCAATCCGGACTACACGGCCATCATCAGCGAACGGCACGGCGAGCGCCTGCGCGGCCTCGTGGCGGACGCCGAGGCGAAGGGAGCCGTCCTACACGCGATCAATCCGGCCGGGGAAAGGTTCGATCCTGCCGCGGGCAAGCTCGAACCGGTGGTCCTGACCGGGGTGAGCGCGAATGCCGCCGTCCTGCAGGAGGAAATCTTCGGCCCCGTGCTGCCCGTGGTCTCCTACGGCACGATCGGGGAGGCGATCGGTTTCGTCAACGATCGTCCGCATCCCCTCGCGCTCTATCTGTTCAGCCGCGACAAGGGGCTCGTGAAGCGGGTGCTCGATCGGACCTCGTCCGGCGGCGTCGCCGTCAACGAGACCCTGCTCCATTGCGTGCAGGAAGAGTTGCCCTTCGGCGGCGTCGGGGCAAGCGGCATGGGATCCTATCATGGCGAGGCGGGATTCAGGACCTTCAGCCATGCCCGTTCCGTCTTTCGCCAGGGCCGCGTCAACGGCGCCGGGATGACGAGGCCGCCCTACGGCCGCCGCGTGGAGCGCATGCTGTCCTTCCTGCTGCGATGA
- a CDS encoding ABC transporter ATP-binding protein: MNGPSPVLSIENLSIGLPARSDRQYAIRDLSLTIRPGQTLCVVGESGSGKSMTAMAAIGLLPPAVSVLSGAVRLDGRDLLALDEAGWCDVRGRDIGMVFQEPMTSLNPVMRVADQIAETFRAHGLLSQADRANRALELLTEVNLPHPELIARAYPHELSGGQRQRVMIAMALALEPKLLIADEPTTALDVTTQAQVLRLIDNLRRKRGTAVLFITHDFGVVAEIADRVAVLQNGELVEQGTATEVLTSPRHPYTKRLLEAVPSLTPPPAKPLQHEPITLKVNALTKTYGGRGLFGRSREVKAANAVTFDIRRGETLGLVGESGSGKSTVGRCVLRLIEPDGGKIEIGDLAFSSLSQHDLRPHRRRIQMVFQDPFASLNPRRKAGYLIAEGPITQGVDPEQAFQDARNLLEKVGLPAQAAERYPHEFSGGQRQRIGIARALAMKPDVLVADEAVSALDVSVQAEILKLLKGLQEELGLSILFITHDLRVAAQICDRVAVMQKGRIVEMAETAHLFANPRDAYTRQLLAAVPGQTRTIARMIDGA; the protein is encoded by the coding sequence GTGAACGGCCCCTCCCCCGTGCTGTCGATCGAGAACCTGTCCATCGGACTGCCCGCCCGGTCGGACCGGCAATATGCGATCAGGGACCTGTCGCTGACGATTCGGCCGGGACAGACGCTCTGCGTCGTCGGGGAGTCGGGGTCCGGCAAGTCCATGACCGCCATGGCGGCCATCGGCCTGCTGCCGCCGGCCGTGAGCGTTCTGTCGGGCGCCGTCAGGCTCGACGGGCGCGATCTTCTCGCCCTCGACGAGGCGGGATGGTGCGACGTGCGCGGACGGGACATCGGCATGGTGTTCCAGGAGCCCATGACGTCGCTGAACCCGGTCATGCGCGTGGCCGACCAGATCGCCGAAACCTTCCGGGCCCATGGCCTGCTGAGCCAGGCCGACCGCGCCAATCGCGCCCTCGAGCTGCTGACCGAGGTGAACCTGCCCCATCCCGAACTCATCGCCCGGGCCTACCCGCACGAACTCTCTGGGGGCCAGCGGCAGCGGGTGATGATCGCCATGGCACTGGCCCTGGAGCCGAAACTCCTCATCGCGGACGAGCCGACGACCGCGCTCGATGTCACGACGCAGGCCCAGGTGCTTCGCCTGATCGACAACCTGCGCCGGAAAAGGGGCACGGCGGTTCTCTTCATCACGCACGATTTCGGCGTCGTCGCCGAGATCGCCGACCGGGTCGCCGTGCTTCAGAACGGCGAGCTGGTGGAACAGGGAACCGCGACCGAGGTGCTGACGAGCCCCCGGCACCCTTACACGAAACGTCTGCTCGAGGCCGTGCCGTCGCTCACGCCGCCGCCTGCGAAGCCCCTTCAGCACGAGCCCATCACCCTGAAGGTGAACGCTCTCACCAAGACCTATGGCGGCCGCGGCCTCTTCGGCAGGAGCCGCGAGGTCAAGGCCGCGAACGCGGTGACCTTCGACATCCGGCGCGGCGAGACCTTGGGCCTCGTGGGCGAGTCGGGCTCCGGCAAGTCGACGGTCGGGCGCTGCGTGCTGCGCCTGATCGAGCCCGACGGCGGAAAGATCGAAATCGGGGATCTCGCCTTCAGCTCCCTGTCGCAGCACGATCTGCGCCCGCATCGGCGCAGGATCCAGATGGTGTTCCAGGATCCCTTCGCGTCCCTCAATCCACGGCGCAAGGCGGGCTATCTCATCGCGGAAGGTCCGATCACGCAAGGGGTGGATCCCGAGCAGGCCTTTCAGGACGCGCGAAACCTGCTCGAGAAGGTGGGCCTGCCCGCGCAGGCCGCCGAGCGCTATCCGCACGAGTTTTCCGGCGGCCAGCGCCAGCGCATCGGCATCGCCCGGGCTCTCGCCATGAAGCCCGATGTCCTGGTGGCGGACGAGGCGGTATCCGCCCTCGACGTGTCCGTGCAGGCCGAGATCCTGAAGCTGCTCAAGGGCCTTCAGGAGGAACTGGGTCTGTCCATTCTCTTCATCACCCACGATCTGCGGGTCGCCGCCCAGATCTGCGACCGCGTGGCTGTCATGCAAAAAGGTCGAATTGTCGAAATGGCCGAAACCGCACATTTGTTTGCGAACCCGCGCGATGCCTATACGCGCCAGCTCCTGGCCGCCGTGCCGGGACAGACCCGAACGATTGCCCGAATGATTGACGGAGCCTAG
- a CDS encoding aldehyde dehydrogenase family protein: MIFGHLIGGKEVSASDGMMLDVVSPVDGALFAKIASGTAQDVDAAVRAARSALEGPWGKLTATERGRLLMKLATIVEAYADELAALESRDNGKPLRQSRADAIALARYFEFYGSAADKLHGDVIPYLNTHFIGVERVPHGVTGHIVPWNYPMQIFGRSVGAALAAGNATVVKPAEDASLTILRVSQFAREAGFPDGALNVVTGLGRTAGAALSAHPGIDFLSFTGSPETGTAVQTAAAKNHVGVTLELGGKSAQVVFDDADLERALPTLVNAIIQNGGQTCSAGSRLLIQRGIFDDVVNAVAERFRALRAGHPEREPDLGPMINQAQQRRVVGYLERARNEGLRIMGEGVVALDAPAEGFYVPPVFFAPVPHQSLLSQEEVFGPVLVATPFEDEAEAVRLANGTPYGLAAGVWTRDAMRSTRVARAVRAGQVFVNCYGAGGGIELPFGGFGRSGHGREKGFEGLIEFTTTKTLVIAHG, from the coding sequence ATGATTTTCGGGCATCTCATCGGCGGCAAGGAGGTTTCAGCCTCCGACGGCATGATGCTGGACGTCGTCTCGCCGGTGGACGGCGCCCTCTTCGCCAAGATCGCGTCCGGCACGGCGCAGGACGTCGATGCCGCGGTCAGGGCCGCGCGCAGCGCCCTCGAAGGACCCTGGGGCAAGCTGACGGCGACCGAGCGCGGGCGCCTGCTGATGAAGCTCGCCACCATCGTCGAGGCCTATGCGGACGAGCTTGCCGCCCTGGAGAGCCGCGACAACGGCAAGCCCCTGCGCCAGTCGCGCGCCGACGCCATCGCGCTCGCCCGCTATTTCGAGTTCTACGGCAGCGCCGCCGACAAGCTGCACGGCGACGTGATTCCCTATCTCAACACCCATTTCATCGGCGTCGAACGGGTGCCGCACGGGGTCACGGGACACATCGTCCCGTGGAACTATCCGATGCAGATCTTCGGTCGCTCCGTGGGCGCGGCCCTGGCGGCCGGCAACGCGACCGTGGTGAAGCCCGCGGAGGACGCGTCCCTCACCATTCTGCGGGTATCGCAGTTCGCCCGCGAGGCGGGCTTCCCCGACGGCGCGCTCAATGTCGTCACGGGCCTCGGCCGCACGGCGGGCGCCGCGCTCTCGGCCCATCCGGGAATTGACTTCCTGTCCTTCACGGGCAGCCCGGAAACCGGCACCGCCGTGCAGACGGCCGCCGCGAAGAACCATGTAGGTGTGACCCTCGAACTCGGCGGAAAATCGGCCCAGGTGGTCTTCGACGATGCGGATCTCGAACGCGCCCTGCCGACCCTCGTCAACGCGATCATCCAGAACGGCGGTCAGACCTGCTCGGCGGGAAGCCGCCTGCTGATCCAGCGCGGCATCTTCGACGATGTCGTGAACGCCGTCGCGGAGCGCTTCCGGGCGCTGCGCGCGGGCCATCCCGAGCGCGAGCCCGATCTCGGCCCGATGATCAACCAGGCCCAGCAGCGCCGCGTCGTCGGCTATCTGGAACGCGCCCGCAACGAGGGCCTTCGCATCATGGGCGAAGGGGTCGTGGCGCTCGATGCGCCGGCCGAGGGCTTCTACGTTCCGCCCGTCTTCTTCGCGCCGGTGCCGCATCAGAGCCTCCTCTCCCAGGAGGAGGTGTTCGGTCCGGTTCTCGTGGCGACGCCGTTCGAGGACGAGGCCGAGGCGGTCCGGCTCGCCAACGGCACGCCCTACGGCCTCGCGGCTGGGGTATGGACGCGCGATGCCATGCGCTCGACCCGCGTGGCCCGCGCCGTGCGGGCCGGCCAGGTCTTCGTGAACTGCTACGGCGCCGGCGGCGGAATCGAGCTGCCCTTCGGGGGCTTCGGCCGCTCGGGCCACGGACGCGAAAAGGGCTTTGAAGGTCTGATCGAGTTCACGACCACCAAGACGCTCGTCATCGCGCACGGATAG